The window TGATCGTTCATGCCGAGCAGACAGGACGCAGAGTGGCTTTGATTGCATCTGACGTACATAATTAGCACACAAAGCGTAATTGAGATGTGGGGCTGGTGATTTCTGTTTAGTAAGTTGGCTCTGAACACCGTTTAACATTCGGTGTAATTTGATTTCTGTCTAACTGTCAGTTTGCCGGGATATTTATATGAGCATGAATGACTCACTTGTCGGCCAGTAGCAGTTACATTTGCTCTAGATTGACTGGAGGCCTTTATAGGTGCGGGTTATCTTCCAGCCACTTCCTCTTACGTCATTTTTTTCGAAGGTTGattgtgttttacagtaaatgCTGGGTATTCAGGTCTTTTCTCAGTTAGAAGTATGAAGAGATTCTATAGAAAATGACTGGAGATACCTTGGAATACCACACGAAGCAGGTTAACTTGTAATGGCAATGATGACCATTATAATGCATTCAAGGCAAGGCTGCTGGAAAGTAATCACACTCTCAGAGCATAATCAATCAataagaagaaaagcagaaaggtCAACAGGGCTTTCCTCTGTCTGTTAACTGGAGCAGCACTATGTGAgtttagtggggtttttttgttaAACTGACTCCAACTTTCACAGTCTTCAGTGTTTCTATACAGCAGTATGGAAATAATAGTTATGAGGCTGATGCTGTCAGTTCACACTGTTAAACTTCAGTTTATAATGTCCTAATGTTACTGGGGTTAGACCAAAAATACCAGCTGTTGTTGAGGTGAAAACAGTATTGGGCTTCAGGTAGACGGAGCATGTCTGTGCAGATACTGAAGTGAAACTCTCCTGAAAAGGATCAACTGGAGGGTTTTTTGAATGTTGTCGTTGTAGATTTTATTCTAAATTCACAGCTCTGGtgactctctttctctctttccttcagaTTCTGCTCATGAACAAAACTGACCTTTTCCGGGAGAAGATCCTACACTCTGGAAGGCACTTGAGATTTTACCTTTCTAGTTATAAAGGCAAGTTGAGTTTTcatgtcaacattttttttttgtctctttgtcctcACTGAGATGTATGTTCTTTTTTCTATGCAGGTACATTGAGTGCAGTGTTTAAACTGGAGTGCTTGCGTGTGACAATATttggccaataaagccaattctgattctgaaagcAACATAAACAATATCAATCTATTGGGCCTTGGAGTCTCTGGTTTACATTGCAGCTGCCCAAGTGCTGGCAAAGTTGAGAAACTAATGTGAACTCTGAGGTATCTAAATCCCTCGAGGAGTTGTTCACATGTGCatctcttcctttttttgttttgtggttcACTGCATCGCTCCTGTCCTCTGGGTAATCAGAATTCCTCGTGGTCAGAGATTATCACTGCACTCACGTACAGTCCTCTGTTCATGTGTCTATCATTCATTCTGGTCAGGCCCTGGTCATACATATTTCATACTCACTCACAGCACTGACAAGCAAactctgtcatgttttgtttgcgtATTTGCAGATTGAGAAGGAAAACTTATGCACAGATTCTCACTGGAAGCCAgtgtattgtttttttgtatgaatatttaatgagttagtcattcttcttccttcatCCCCATCCAGGAGCAGACGGTGACGTGGACGCTGCAGCCCACCACATCACTGCCATGTTCGCATCATGTAACAGCCGCCCCGGCAAGCCCGTGTACCACCACTTCACCACAGCCACAGACACCGCCAACGTTCAGGTGGTCTTCCACATGGTCGTAGAGCAGATCATCAAGGAGAACCTAGCAGCTGTCCAGCTGCTATGAAGGTCTCCTGAAGACTGTGTAGACTGTGTTTTTAGTCCTTCAGCACtggaatattcatttttatcacattgttttaatgtgggcaaatattttttcttattttaagcAGCAAATAAGGTTAATATGAGGTTATTTAAGCTGCACGTCCCtcaatttattttaaaacattttaaataaaatatttattgaTAAGTACTTTAAATGCTGTGTATTTATTATACCTTTTCCACTTTAAAGAACAGCTGCTTTTAATATATGCATGTTAACTATAACTTGAAAAAATGCACCAATTATAAGAGGTTTTCCTGATTTTAATCTTTTGACGTATTTAATGCTTCTAAATCACCCATACGTGAACTACCAAGATGATGCAAGTTACCTGTTtattcaaaaaaataaattaattaataaaatgcaGCAGCTATCTCCAGTATAGATGAGAAGAAAATtctttgttttgcattcagtCACTTCAACAAAGGGCTGCGATATGATTCATTTATTAATGAAAACTCAGATCAAATATGTACATTAATACATTAACAGCGTAAAGTTTTAAGACAGGTTTAtcataaaatcaataaataaaatggtgaaatgataaatgaaaaGTAGCATATAACACCGGCGTTAAACTTGAAATTGTACAGTTTTTAAATGTGACGCCTTCAACAAGTAGGCTTGATCATCCATCCCAGCTGTTCAGTCTGCTTCACAGTCTGAGGAGTCCAGAGAGAAGAAGACGTCTGCTTTGCACTTAAATGAACCTTTGAGTTCCTGGAGGAGTTCACAGCTCCGCAGGTTTGGTGTAATGTCTTTGATACAAACAGGCTgtttggagagagagaaagaaatgatgctgttagattaaaaaaagatttttaattcTGTGCCCTTGAATCAAATGGTGTGATTTCACAACAGATATCCCTGCGGAGAATTAATACACAAATCAGTAGTAAGTTTGTATGGACTTCATCTCCTGTCATACTGTAACAGCAAAAtgtcaagtacatttacttgagTACTGCACATGAGTATGATCATGAAGTCCCTCAGTGTTTCTATTTTATGCTGCTTGATTCGAAATCATTTCAGAGGTAAATGCTGCACTTTGTACTGCATTTGAGACTGTAGTACTTGCTGGTAACTTTGCAGATTGTAAAATAGGATGCATTATTTCAGACTGAACTGCCAAAAAGTACTTACCTCCACTATCTGCGCTGAAATGCTTCATTTATCTCTATCAGTAATAATCCATGACAGACTTGTCATGAAAGGGATTTACACTGCGCAGACCTGAACACTTTGTCACCTGTGCTacagtgcaaaaacaacaatCCTTACACCAGTAAGAAAGCCAGCAGCTGGTGTTCAGTAATTTTAAAGAAAATGCCATACTCAGGTTAAACAATCAAACTTTTAAATGTGGATAATTCACTTTTGCGCTCATGCGTAATGGCGATCCCAACCAACTAAAAACGCCTAGATGAAATCGAGCACTGACCATCGTCTTCAGGATGAAATTTTGGGGTGTTAAGTCAGAAAAGACGCTGTTGGTTGGAGACTCTCCGCTGTCTGACGGCTCCGACTCGGCTCTCCTGACGTACGGTGACCTGCGGATACCGGACAGCAAGCCGGACGCCCTGCCAACAGAGTAGTAGCTCGGACCGGCCACCTGCTTGTACCATGCCTGCGTCGGACTGCAGGCGACCAGCACGGAGATGATCACGATGGGGAACACGAGCTTAGCGAGCGTCTCCATGTCGAGCACTGATGCTTGGTCCTTCTGTCTTCAGTGTGGTCACCGCTCGCTGCTCGGATCCTGCTTTTCACAGTCTACTTATAGGGACCCCGTGATCATCCCAGCAGTTTCGTCAACGACAAGTGGCCCGGAGTGGGCCattcacacaccaacacacgcacgcacgcacacatgctcCTCCTGGCCAGCTCTGGTTGaaatatgtaatataatataatcCTCCAATGAAGGGTTGATGGTAACGATGATAATTAAGGGAGAATAAAGCAGATAACTGACAAAACTGGGATGtgttgaataaaataaaatgattctTGAGACACTTTTAAGATTCATAGGTTGGTTGAAAGCTAAAGTGCTCAGACATGTGACAGTACTACCAGAATGCATACAGAGGCTGACTCATACAATGCACTACCTGAATGCCTTGTTGTTGAGaggtttctctctttttattcagtCATAAAGTGATTTTACACTATAATGACATTAGCTTTTCCCATGTGTTTATCACTGTCAAGGAAAAGCATTTCACATTCAGCCCAAATCTAATCCTACATCCACAGTACTTTACTTTCTCGTTATGAACTGTTGTTGACCATAAATTTGATCAAATGGCAAGTAAATGATTTAAAGATACAAACctctgacacactgatgcaACAGTAATAGTTACACTTGGTCTGCACCTTGCTCATCTTGCCAGCTCTGATGTGACCACAACAAAGCATCACCGGGCTGCACAGGATGCAGGTTTTCTACTTACattcaaatagaaaaaaatgaagtggTGCACTGAGTCTGTGGTGACAGCGACCTGATTTCACAGGCTGAGAACTTTCAACTTAAGgccttattttttttaattacaggcAGCTGTACTTACAGTGTGGCATTAAGAGccagaaaaagacaagacaaatcCTCATTCACTGTCTGTTTTGAGTAGAAGACCGACAAGTACAACCATAATTTGACTTGATTGTGATTGGAAACATGTACATTGACCACAGAACCTTGACACAGACTGGTAAGCACAACGCTGACACGTCATTTAATGCTTTATTATAACGATTTAATCTTGAATGAATCCATCTATTTCAGGTGTTCTCTGCAGTGCATGGCAAGTGGGATATCAGCAGCGACGTATCTGTGCAGTCAAAGGATCATCTGCCGTCGTTCCTGGCTCATTTCACCACTGCGACAAGCTGACAGGGAAGAGTCATGTGGGGTCACGTAAAGTCTCGTCGTCTCATGGGTTCAAGCCACCACGAGAGTTCAGTATGTTGGTGACAAACATCACAATTGTTAATGATGCAAGAAGATACATAGTCTGATCTATTGTAAACAACAAGAAAAGCAGGTCTGGTCGTGTTAGGCCAACGTTAAgggctgttgttgttgcagtctTTTTCCTTCTAAAACTTGCAACCTGCAAAGTTTGAAACAGTACATTGCTCTTCTagatttgaacattttgatGTTGAAGGAAGGCATCTCTGTGAATCTGACCTGCATAAACGGCTGTGATGGTGGTCACCTTTCAtctgctcctcatctctcctggtgcaacaacaatcaagaaacaaaggaaactacaccaaagacacacagaggaacatcGGTCTCCGTCAGCCCATCGATGGAGGTCGACGCTGCAGCGACATCACTCTTACCTGCGGCAGCCACGCATGCCCTGAATGGAGAATtggtttgaaataaatgaaaatgatgacattATGGCTGTAAGGCATCACCCTGTGTTCTTCTCTGATGATGGAGGCCAGTTTTTATGCTGTGCCACCAATAAACATGGAGGTCAGAACTCTTCTGAGACTCTGGGTGGGGGAGCCGCCTCTTCTGATGTTCTTGGATTTTCGGTTAAAGCCCTCAGCCCCCTCTTCCTGTATTCAAACTAGAGACAAGGgcgagagaaaaggaaagaggggTTTGAGGGGGAAGGGGTGAGAAAACTGAGTCAAAGGGAAAATGAATGACTCAGGTAAGTCAAAATGCTTTCATGTGGAAATGGGATGTGTTCAGGGCCTGGTCTTTGTTCCTGAAGCCACAGCAAGGTTGtaccaaataaacaaacattttgtgttttacaggatATACATGAGcaaatttctgtttattttgtcattcacagacaaacaaatgtacagtattttataGTGATGTTCCTTGTTTGGGGCAAATTAGACCTCTTGTTAGCAACGAGTTAGAAAACAGAACATTACGATAAATTGAATTAATCTCTTTTGTATTTCATGCCTTGTGTTTGGAGATTGAATAAAGAAACAAAGCTCTCACAGAGCTTACATACTGCCTTTGTTTCACAGCATACTACAGGGTTATATTTGCCAAAGATGTACTTACCATTCTTATTGTCGCTGTGCTTCTGATTGTGACCACGGTTATTGCCGTCAGGAGGtaaactgtatttattatcccTTCCACACGttaatctgacagcagtgtAACATGTTCCATCTCTGAAAGGGTCTcatatcatctgctgctgtctaAGAAATGTAGATAAGGAAGGGCAGCTTCTTCTCTTTTGTGGGGCCATTAGGGTTGAGAGGGAgcatcctgattggctgagcacATACGTGTAACTTCACAGGGACATGCAGAGATGAATGACGAAGCCTTTAGATGAGGCTCTTGAGAGAGAGCAATGCTTGTGTAAAGTGCTAGATGGCCTGAAGTATCAAATACCACAAATAAGGTCCTTGCAATATGTTATTCATTGCTCAGGTTCAGTGGTGGAAGatcttgtacttgagtaaaaggTGCTAATagcacagtgtaaaaatactccattacagcTAAAAGCCATTCATTCAAAATCCTTGGAAACTGGCTTCAAGGTGAAGGTAGTTTTAGCTGCTTTCTATACAGTCAgagtttagtccagtggttccaAACCTCTGGGACGGCCCTTCAGAAAGGTCACAAGATAAACCTGAAGGGCCGTGAGATGAtcagtgagagaagaaagaagaaaaaacaaagtccttatctgtttgaagtttttggacttttctcaaatctttgctgctttttttgtgaaatactgGAGAGTTGTATGTAGTGTGGAGTAAAAATTCTGATATTTATCTCTGACTTGTAGTGGACTAGAGGTATAAAGTACCACAACATTTTACTTAAATACAGCGTTTGAGTGCATTTACTTTCCACTGCTCAGGGCTCTGCTCAGGATTATAATTAAAAGCAATGATTCCGTATCTCTGTTTCAGGCTCAGCAGAAAAAGGAAGTGGGCACTGAAGGCAGACTGTGGGGAGGACGCACCAGTGGCTCTGCTATTTCTGACTGTTTAGCTCATCGCTCCTCTACATTTTTCTGTAGTCTGACTTTCTTGTGGCCTGCATTATATACATTAGACTGTAATTCAGGCTGTCAGTTGCACTGAGGTTGTCTGCAACGGAGTTAAGCAGGTGAAAGGCAAGTGGAACCCACATCCTAAGTCTCTGCTAAATAACAGATACATGATGCACCTCAGATAAGGAAACacagattgtttttgttgtgtgggTAGAAGAGTCTCACATCAGCTCATAACCAAGATACAAAGATAGACTTAAGAGGAGGACTTTGTTTGACGCAGATTAATCTTGTTATTTCTTCATGATTGTGTGCGGAATATAGAGCATATCAACTGGCTCATTTGCAActctggaatttcccctcgcgggacaaataaaaggaataaaaacgaatattgaccaatcacaggaGGAAAGTCAGTGTGAGGCAGGAACAACCCAACTTGTTTATGCAACTACTGACGTCAACAACGAAAAAAGGTCAAACGTGCAAGGTGTTTTTACAGTTCTTATCCCCTTCTGTCACATTTGTTGCCTCGGcggcacacacactgattgacTGTATCACCTGCAGTAAACGGCAGATGGTCTCCCATAATGATGAAGATGTGATTTACAGCGTTACACACGTTAATTTGACAGCAATGTAACATATTCCATCTCTTGTACAGTGTGCAAGTAAAGCTGAGGAAACTCTTACACATTTAATGAACAATTATTTGCTTGAGGCAGATTGTGTGCAAAAATCTTCTCTCGTTTTCAGGAACCAACCTTTTAACCCTTCATTAATTGAGCCTCCCTAATTTGACAACAAGCACTTGCCATTTCGCAGCCATAGGTGTGCAAACATAATGCTTTGAGggtatttgctttttttaacGTCCTTATATTTTACAAGGATGCAGTGCATATGCGTTACGATAAAGATACATATTATAATCCatacaacaataaaacatggGGAAGTATTTGGAACACATCTTCCCCTTAAAACTTTGTAATtgtaactaaaaaaaaagacacgaCCAAGAGTCACAAACGTGATGCACCCCTTGGCATCAAAACATAATCTGGTGGGAAATTTATTCAAACATGCTTTCCAGGGAATAAATGTTTTGCTCATCGTTTTCCGCGCTGCTGCAGTGATTCTGTTGGCTGTGTGTAGGAGAATTCATAAAACTTCACTCCAGCGCAGTGTGCTGTTTCACTGTTCTCCTTAAAGCAACTGAGTCAGAGCCCCATACGGGCACACGACGCTCTTCAATGTGTCTGCTGGCAACCCAAATTAATGTCAGTAGATCAAGCATGTCTCAAGAAAAAAGTCTGGTATTTGTAATGCGTGTTTTTGCGCCTCTTTCATCATGCCTCTGGGTcaaatgtgtgtggatgtgcacgCACCCACTGGATGTTAAGTTGCTTTCTGGTGCTCAGTGTTCTCAAATCACATACACTCCTGTTTTGTGGGTTTGGCACTGTTAAAGTTCATTGGCTTTGAATCTTCTTTAGTTCCTGAGCTTCTCAAGAGTTGTCTAAAGTGTGCTTCCAACTGCAAATAAAGCTGCTGACAATTGCAAAAGGTTCGAttaaagactggaaatatgtgaatgaaataaaaaaagacagacatttaTGTGAGATACATACTGTTATTATTGGACAAATAAGAGCAAAACATTCTTTAATCTGCTCTGTGGTCTTTCTTAGAAACTTCATTTGTATGGCACCTTTCATACAGTTGAGGGCGgttcaaagtgcttcacagaggACTAACAAGCCAATAAGACAGAACAAGCGTAGACTGTCATAGAGCGAAAAGTAGATTACAtagattaaaaagacaaaataaaaatgatgaaaattgataaaataaaatagatttaaaagctacattaataatattaatgataGTTATACCATATAATGAAATAGATCAAAGTTAGACCAAAGAATTGAgtaaaaaagccaaaacaaaataaaaaagcatttaGACCTTACAGTAATAAAATAACatagagagaaaataaaatgaaatacattttttgtattttatgtgaCATCACTTGACGCAATTTAACAGACTTCATGCAGCTCTGGACCCACAAAAGGCTTCATAAAACTTATTTTTCAAATGCAGAAGTACTCACCTACACcaataaacaaaaatgtgtaaaatttCCAGAGTTCCCATTTAATAGCTGATGTTTTGCACTGGCACAGCATATAAAATGTACAACAGATCACTTATTGTATGCAGACATTATAGTTTGGCAGTTAAGATTCAAGTTACCAAACATTCAAAATGCTAAAAGAAGTGAGTGCAGTCAGTGCTcgactgcagcacagagacacttAGTCAGTATTTTCTAATTGTGTTAGCAAACATCACTTTGCCTCTGACTCTGCTTTACCCACAAGAAAACACCATCATTAACGTGGGGTATACTTCCTGTGTGCAGAGCCTGGTTTCATATGTATACCACTCAAATTAAGCCGTGCATTGAGCCCGTGGCATGCGTGACCTGATTTCAGGGGCTGAGCTGACAACGATCCAAAACTTTACATTACAGGAAGCTTTGCTTAgtagagaaagaagagaggagacacCCCTAACTGTGCACTTTGAGTATCAAAACTGATCAAATAGGAGCTTTGTGATTGCTTGGAAAGAGTTTCAACATGTGTGTTGAACACAGGAACCTGAAGTGgccactgatgctgctgcttttatgtgGTAAGTACAACATTTAAATCTCATGTAAGGTTACTTTAAATCCTTAATTATTTATGCGTCATTACTTTTGTTCCAGGTGCTCTTTGCCATCCGTGGAACGTGGAAtacaaacagcaacacatcTGTGCTGTAAAAGGCTCATCTGTGGTCATTCCGTGTTCATTTTACTATCCTGACAAACTGAGAGTGAGCAGAGTTCTGTGGGGTCATACAAAGTATAATATTTATCGTGGTCCTTTCATATTGGACAGCAACACAACTGATAATTCCTCAGGATTTCAGTATATTGGTGACAAACAACATAATTGCtctttaaaaatacacaaagtgGAGCATGCTGATGCAGGAGGATATGCCTTCAGATTTATtacaaacaaaaagaggaaatggacTGGTACAGGCGGCCCAACATTAAAGGTTGTTGgtaagtttttctttttcataagCTGACTATAGCTGTGAATCTTCTCTGCACTTCATCCCACTGAAGCCGTACATTCCTCTTCCagatttgaacattttgatGTCAGAGGCTAATGTGAATGGAAGACTGAAGGAAGGCAACTCTGTGAATCTGACCTGCGTAAACGGCTGTGATGACGGTCAACTTTCATCGGCTTTCTCCTGGTTTAAGAACAGCGAACCCATAAATGAAGGACCTGTGCTTTATTTACGCAACATGACCTCCACAGACTCTGGAAACTACACTTGTTCTCTAAAGACGCACACAGGAACAAGTTCGGCAGTTGTGATTATTGATGTTGAACGTAAGTATTGGACGCAAGATCAGCGGATTTTAGATAAGGAAAATTAAATCTACAGTACGGCGTCTCTGAATGTGCTAACCCTTGTAAATCACCCCCTTGATTTGCACAATATTCCAATGCTAAAATAACCAATGTGAGAGTTTGCCACATGATTTCTCTGACAGATAGCAGCTCTGGTTTTCTTTCAGACGGCCCCAAGAACACATCAGTGTCTGTCAGCCCATCGATGGAGGTGTATgctggcagcagcatcagcctgACCTGCAGCAGTCATGCAAACCCCCCAGTGGAGAATTACACTtggtttaaaataa of the Chaetodon auriga isolate fChaAug3 chromosome 16, fChaAug3.hap1, whole genome shotgun sequence genome contains:
- the LOC143334428 gene encoding neuropeptide B-like, which codes for METLAKLVFPIVIISVLVACSPTQAWYKQVAGPSYYSVGRASGLLSGIRRSPYVRRAESEPSDSGESPTNSVFSDLTPQNFILKTMPVCIKDITPNLRSCELLQELKGSFKCKADVFFSLDSSDCEAD